A DNA window from Roseovarius sp. Pro17 contains the following coding sequences:
- a CDS encoding aromatic ring-hydroxylating dioxygenase subunit alpha: MFLKNAWYVAAWSDEIVGELQQVKVLGEKICMFRNQQNEVIAMEDACPHRKLPLSKGRIKGDTVECGYHGLTFDCAGQCVWAPGGGRIPSAARVRPYPVHEKYGLVWIWMGNAAIADAEDIIDIPNFDSPEWGMNRGAAMELNCNYLLMCDNLLDPTHVAWVHETSFASAETKDAPLRVTKTDTGVIVHRWMMDHEPAPFYKKVVEFEGNCDRLQHYEVRYPSHALIRAVFTPAGTGGVDGTLHENTFVMDSYNFMTPTTETETRYYWFQLRNIRPDDEELSKMMSEDVRGAFEEDRAVLDQVQIGMSEKTSPHIDLGIDAGQLRFRRQLEAMIAEEAMVDAKMSQ; this comes from the coding sequence ATGTTCTTGAAAAACGCATGGTATGTCGCCGCCTGGAGCGATGAGATCGTGGGCGAATTGCAGCAAGTCAAAGTGCTGGGCGAAAAGATCTGCATGTTCCGCAATCAGCAGAACGAAGTCATCGCGATGGAGGATGCCTGCCCCCATCGCAAGCTGCCCCTGTCCAAGGGGCGGATCAAGGGTGACACGGTGGAATGCGGTTATCACGGTCTGACATTTGATTGCGCGGGGCAGTGCGTCTGGGCACCGGGCGGAGGGCGCATCCCGTCGGCGGCGCGCGTGCGGCCCTATCCGGTGCATGAGAAATACGGGCTTGTCTGGATCTGGATGGGTAATGCCGCCATCGCCGATGCTGAAGACATCATCGACATCCCCAATTTCGACAGCCCTGAATGGGGCATGAATCGCGGCGCCGCGATGGAGCTGAACTGCAACTATCTGCTGATGTGCGACAACCTGCTCGATCCGACGCATGTGGCCTGGGTCCATGAAACGTCCTTTGCCTCGGCCGAAACCAAGGATGCTCCGCTACGCGTGACCAAGACTGACACTGGCGTCATCGTGCATCGCTGGATGATGGATCACGAGCCGGCGCCGTTTTACAAGAAGGTCGTCGAGTTCGAGGGCAATTGCGACCGCCTACAACATTACGAGGTGCGCTACCCCAGCCACGCGCTGATCCGTGCGGTGTTCACCCCTGCGGGCACGGGGGGTGTCGATGGGACGCTGCATGAAAATACGTTCGTAATGGACAGCTACAACTTCATGACGCCCACGACCGAGACCGAAACCCGCTATTACTGGTTCCAGCTTCGCAACATCCGGCCCGACGACGAAGAACTGTCCAAGATGATGAGCGAGGACGTGCGCGGAGCCTTTGAAGAGGATCGCGCGGTTCTGGATCAGGTACAGATCGGCATGTCCGAGAAAACCTCGCCGCATATCGATCTGGGCATCGATGCGGGCCAGTTGCGATTCCGCCGCCAACTGGAGGCGATGATCGCAGAAGAAGCGATGGTCGACGCAAAGATGAGCCAGTGA
- a CDS encoding 2Fe-2S iron-sulfur cluster-binding protein, producing the protein MTQGFRVFRVADKVRESEIITSFYLEPTDGAPVWTVKPGQYLTLRVPNAEGTILKTYSVSCDASEARHHRITVKREAGTNGAPDGIGSSWLHDRIEIGDEIDIAAPRGTFYLNEDSSRPVLLLSGGVGLTPLVSMLHRLQASGRDVYFLHACENGQVHALRDEVLSCENDRTRPLFVYRAPSGADRDAGLFHAEGMIDKAFLQTHVPIGDYDAYICGPTPFMAAMYQLLLELGVRKSQIAYEFFGKATTLEALVEKPAAVAPSKAASRAAPTIQALTFLTDPDAWAADDSAAETVAETALKNTTAPNGDVTFRKSGASAEWDGSAGSLLELAENAGLNPDFSCRAGICNTCKCGLIAGEVEYFEDPLIPPEAGQVLICCARPKGAVVLDI; encoded by the coding sequence ATGACGCAGGGCTTTCGCGTATTCCGCGTCGCAGACAAGGTCCGCGAGAGCGAAATTATCACCTCCTTCTATCTGGAACCGACAGATGGCGCGCCGGTCTGGACGGTCAAGCCGGGTCAGTATCTGACCCTGCGTGTTCCGAACGCCGAAGGGACCATTCTCAAGACCTACTCAGTCTCGTGCGATGCATCCGAGGCGCGCCACCACCGTATCACGGTCAAGCGTGAGGCAGGCACGAATGGTGCCCCCGATGGGATCGGGTCATCCTGGCTGCATGACCGCATCGAGATCGGCGACGAGATCGACATCGCTGCCCCGCGCGGCACGTTTTATCTGAACGAGGACAGCAGCCGCCCGGTGTTGCTGCTGTCCGGCGGAGTCGGGCTGACGCCGCTGGTTTCGATGCTGCACCGATTGCAGGCCAGCGGCCGGGACGTCTATTTCCTGCATGCCTGCGAGAATGGGCAAGTTCATGCGCTGCGCGACGAAGTTCTGTCATGTGAAAATGACCGGACCCGTCCGCTATTCGTCTATCGCGCGCCCAGCGGTGCGGACCGCGACGCGGGCCTGTTTCATGCCGAAGGGATGATCGACAAGGCCTTTTTGCAAACGCATGTGCCAATCGGCGACTACGACGCCTACATCTGCGGGCCGACGCCGTTCATGGCGGCAATGTATCAGCTTTTGTTGGAGCTGGGCGTGCGCAAAAGCCAAATCGCCTATGAATTCTTTGGCAAGGCAACCACGCTTGAGGCGCTGGTCGAAAAACCTGCTGCTGTCGCGCCGTCCAAAGCGGCCTCGCGTGCGGCGCCGACCATTCAGGCGTTGACCTTCCTCACGGACCCGGATGCTTGGGCTGCCGACGACAGTGCCGCTGAGACCGTGGCGGAGACTGCCCTGAAAAACACCACCGCGCCCAACGGCGACGTGACATTCCGCAAATCGGGTGCCTCGGCAGAGTGGGATGGCTCGGCGGGATCGTTGCTGGAATTGGCGGAAAATGCAGGGCTGAACCCCGATTTCAGTTGCCGCGCGGGGATCTGCAATACCTGCAAATGCGGCCTAATCGCGGGCGAGGTCGAATATTTCGAAGACCCGCTGATTCCGCCCGAAGCCGGTCAGGTGCTGATCTGTTGCGCACGGCCCAAAGGCGCCGTGGTGTTGGATATCTAA
- a CDS encoding aminotransferase class I/II-fold pyridoxal phosphate-dependent enzyme: MPAPFPHGLIRKEVRDLPDYNAGLALDRFKATYGIDCLAKLDSNESPLGPSPRAIKAMQEAATGVARYPDAANSALRGTIASALGTDTSRVIIGNGSEDLIGALFRAIIRPQDHVVTICPSFGLHEFGALTFGATVTKVPFNADWTFPIDGLCEALRSKPRVLIFSSPSNPAGPAISEQEFRAVIAQTDPATLICFDEAYVEFIEPGERFDALGILAETGQPSIVLRTFSKAYGLAGARIGYGIASDPLLIKALMKTRNPFGVNAMAAAAAAEALKDHAHLARVVDLATTERKRVSAALEAKGYPCAPTQTNFVFFDTHAPARDLAEHLRGKGVLIKGWQEAPFEHWARVTIGSRAENDIFLDALPDSVTKAQV; encoded by the coding sequence ATGCCCGCACCTTTCCCTCACGGCCTGATCCGCAAGGAGGTCCGCGACCTACCCGACTACAACGCAGGCCTTGCGCTGGATCGGTTCAAGGCCACTTACGGCATCGACTGCCTGGCCAAGCTGGACAGTAATGAGAGCCCCCTTGGCCCCTCACCGCGCGCAATCAAGGCGATGCAGGAGGCCGCAACAGGCGTGGCGCGCTATCCCGATGCCGCGAACAGCGCCCTCCGGGGGACGATCGCCAGCGCGCTTGGCACAGACACAAGCCGCGTCATCATCGGCAACGGGTCCGAGGATCTGATCGGCGCGCTGTTTCGCGCCATTATCCGCCCGCAGGATCATGTGGTGACGATCTGCCCCAGCTTTGGCCTGCATGAATTCGGCGCGCTGACATTCGGTGCAACCGTCACCAAGGTGCCTTTCAACGCCGACTGGACCTTTCCGATTGACGGACTGTGCGAGGCTCTGCGCAGCAAACCGCGCGTCCTGATTTTCTCGTCCCCCAGCAACCCCGCCGGGCCGGCCATATCGGAACAGGAGTTCCGGGCAGTCATTGCACAGACCGATCCCGCCACGTTGATCTGCTTTGACGAGGCCTATGTCGAGTTCATCGAACCGGGCGAGCGTTTTGACGCGCTCGGAATACTGGCCGAAACCGGGCAGCCATCCATCGTTCTAAGGACATTCTCCAAGGCCTATGGCCTTGCGGGCGCGCGGATCGGCTACGGGATCGCCAGCGATCCGTTATTGATCAAGGCGTTGATGAAAACGCGCAATCCTTTCGGGGTCAACGCGATGGCCGCTGCTGCCGCTGCCGAGGCGCTTAAGGACCACGCCCATCTGGCCCGTGTCGTCGATCTGGCGACGACCGAACGCAAAAGGGTGTCTGCCGCGCTTGAGGCAAAAGGCTACCCCTGCGCGCCCACCCAGACCAATTTCGTCTTCTTTGACACGCACGCCCCGGCACGTGACCTCGCCGAACACCTGCGCGGCAAGGGGGTTTTGATCAAGGGCTGGCAAGAAGCGCCGTTCGAACATTGGGCCCGTGTCACTATCGGAAGTCGCGCTGAGAATGATATTTTTCTGGATGCTCTGCCCGACAGCGTGACCAAAGCACAGGTGTGA
- a CDS encoding Hint domain-containing protein, which translates to MGTGFRGTRFIPLSQTKVDGFQPDAVEQIAVGATWRWHGQPVRVDGPSEMLRLENTDGYGISRKDAARIVRRFAGATVNETGDLSAVELDNALPDSSFVVTNGTQSYTVSVIELGTGAPPLLMFIDVLPPQDTEMWVVHHTLEGPQTASTGPATGGVICFTPGTRIDTPDGPKLVEELREGDHVQTKDSGAEEIQWIGSRRMTGARLFAMPKLRPIRIRAGALGGKRPDEELLVSPEHRMLVQGDVARTLFNTPEVLISAKDLVNSDTIKVDLAVREVTYIHLLLPSHQILWANGVETESFHPASVALSTLDEADRLRLLARYPARELEPHIYGGFARRSLSGPEAAILAREAA; encoded by the coding sequence ATGGGAACGGGCTTTCGGGGCACGCGTTTTATTCCTTTATCGCAGACGAAAGTGGACGGCTTTCAGCCGGACGCGGTCGAGCAGATAGCAGTCGGCGCAACATGGCGTTGGCACGGGCAGCCCGTGCGCGTCGACGGGCCATCGGAAATGCTGCGACTGGAAAATACGGACGGATATGGGATTAGTCGCAAGGATGCGGCGCGCATAGTGCGCCGCTTTGCTGGCGCGACCGTCAACGAAACGGGCGATTTGAGCGCGGTCGAGCTGGACAACGCGCTGCCTGACAGCAGCTTTGTCGTGACCAACGGGACGCAAAGCTACACTGTCAGTGTAATCGAATTGGGTACGGGCGCGCCGCCGCTGCTAATGTTCATCGACGTTCTGCCGCCGCAAGATACCGAAATGTGGGTGGTTCACCACACGTTGGAAGGCCCGCAGACCGCATCGACTGGCCCGGCGACGGGCGGCGTCATCTGCTTTACGCCCGGCACGCGGATCGACACGCCGGACGGCCCAAAGCTGGTCGAGGAACTACGCGAGGGCGACCACGTTCAGACCAAGGACAGCGGCGCCGAGGAAATTCAGTGGATCGGCAGCCGCCGCATGACCGGCGCGCGCCTCTTTGCGATGCCCAAGCTGCGCCCGATCCGCATCCGCGCAGGCGCGTTGGGCGGCAAACGACCGGACGAGGAACTGCTGGTTTCGCCCGAGCATCGGATGCTGGTCCAAGGTGACGTTGCGCGCACTCTTTTCAACACGCCCGAAGTGCTGATCTCGGCCAAGGATCTGGTGAACTCCGACACGATCAAGGTTGATCTGGCCGTGCGCGAGGTGACATATATCCACCTGCTGCTGCCCAGCCATCAGATCCTGTGGGCCAATGGCGTGGAAACAGAGAGCTTTCACCCCGCCAGCGTCGCCCTTTCGACGCTGGACGAGGCTGACCGCCTACGCCTGCTAGCCCGCTATCCGGCGCGGGAGCTTGAGCCGCATATCTATGGCGGCTTTGCCCGCCGCAGTCTGAGCGGCCCCGAGGCGGCGATCCTTGCGCGTGAGGCGGCCTGA
- a CDS encoding succinylglutamate desuccinylase/aspartoacylase domain-containing protein, translated as MSLRFGTVKSDLDMATPGKRAGSFGLSHSDNQIAFSTIQSPLGVIRGGDGPTALVCAGNHGDEYEGQIIVRRLFERLEESDMAGRLILAPALNMPAVQGVSRVSPLDGGNLNRSFPGQAFGGPTREIAGFVATQLMPLADVAIDLHSGGTGTNYLDAAYLCLSPDPARNVQTRDLATAMGLPNAMVVPVSDTPGDFDESAHAAGCAMLSCELGGEGKVSLCSLEAGWQGVLRILVHTCVLRADAAQRLGMIPASQTRFLDLGEQADAVVAQDHGLVEPLVTIGAPVQAGQPVARLRNLYRLDAAPHDLCATTAGIIAILRAGAIVAPGDHLCVICPELSAAALDALLAQAP; from the coding sequence ATGAGCTTGCGTTTCGGAACGGTGAAATCAGACCTTGATATGGCAACCCCCGGCAAACGCGCGGGCAGTTTCGGGCTGTCCCATTCCGACAATCAGATTGCCTTTTCGACCATCCAATCCCCCTTGGGCGTGATCCGGGGCGGCGATGGGCCGACAGCATTGGTGTGCGCCGGAAACCACGGTGACGAATACGAGGGCCAGATCATCGTGCGCCGCCTGTTCGAGAGGCTTGAGGAAAGCGACATGGCCGGACGTCTGATCCTTGCGCCCGCCCTCAACATGCCAGCGGTCCAAGGGGTCAGCCGGGTGTCACCGCTGGATGGCGGCAATCTGAACCGCTCGTTTCCCGGTCAGGCCTTTGGCGGGCCGACGCGCGAAATTGCGGGCTTTGTCGCGACACAGCTGATGCCGCTGGCGGATGTGGCCATCGACCTTCATTCTGGCGGCACCGGCACCAATTATCTGGATGCGGCCTATCTGTGCCTGTCGCCTGATCCTGCCCGTAACGTCCAGACCCGCGATCTGGCCACTGCGATGGGCCTGCCAAACGCGATGGTCGTGCCAGTCAGCGACACGCCCGGCGACTTCGACGAATCCGCCCATGCCGCAGGCTGCGCGATGCTGTCCTGCGAACTGGGCGGCGAAGGCAAGGTTTCGCTTTGCTCGCTGGAGGCGGGATGGCAAGGGGTGCTGCGCATTCTGGTTCATACCTGCGTCCTGCGCGCAGACGCCGCGCAGCGGCTGGGAATGATCCCAGCGTCGCAAACGCGGTTCCTTGACCTTGGAGAACAGGCCGATGCCGTAGTCGCACAAGACCACGGATTGGTCGAGCCTTTGGTCACGATCGGCGCACCGGTGCAAGCCGGTCAGCCGGTGGCACGATTGCGCAATCTCTACCGGCTGGACGCTGCGCCACACGATCTGTGCGCAACAACAGCCGGGATCATCGCAATTCTGCGCGCCGGGGCGATCGTGGCGCCGGGCGATCATCTCTGTGTAATCTGTCCCGAACTTTCGGCCGCGGCGCTGGACGCACTTTTGGCCCAAGCGCCGTAG
- a CDS encoding ABC transporter substrate-binding protein codes for MAFSTNRRGLLLGAGALGATAVLGLSGQPLRAATPSQGGTLRLGIGSFDSGETLDPQVNETKFMQNLQWQLRNNLIEIGAGGVLVPELATSWESNDDLTVWTFKLRQGVEFHNGKTMDADDVVFSINLHRGEQSISQTKTLAAVMKDVQATAPDEVTITLHGPNAGFPPVLALTTMTIVPADDMNFDAGIGTGGYILETYEPGIKSIVTKNPNYWKSDRAHFDSIHMLAIRDVNARTTALQTGEIDVMNSVDPTTANLMAVMPGIDLVQTQGKVHYCFSMMTTDPLFSDVRVRKAMKLAINRQDMVDKVLNGYGSIANDQPISAAYQYHNPDIAQHSYDPEQAKSLLKEAGAEGLTTTLHASNTPFTGAVDAAQLFSEHAAAAGVTINVSREPEDGYWSNIWGKKPFFASRWSGRANEDLMLSLAYSRESLGGYNATNWDNEAFNVALIAARSEKDDAKRRELYYECQSILSEEGGMIAPVWADFLDAKSTKVSAPDEISGDWDLDGNRCGERWWFNA; via the coding sequence ATGGCATTTTCGACAAACAGACGCGGTCTTTTGCTGGGCGCGGGCGCGTTGGGGGCAACAGCGGTGCTGGGGCTTTCTGGTCAACCATTGCGCGCAGCGACGCCGTCGCAGGGCGGCACACTTCGCCTTGGCATCGGTAGCTTTGACTCCGGCGAAACGCTGGATCCGCAAGTCAATGAGACCAAGTTCATGCAAAACCTGCAATGGCAGCTGCGCAACAACCTGATCGAAATCGGCGCCGGCGGTGTTCTGGTGCCTGAACTGGCGACCAGTTGGGAATCGAACGACGATCTGACGGTCTGGACCTTCAAACTGCGTCAAGGCGTCGAATTCCACAACGGCAAGACGATGGATGCCGATGATGTGGTGTTCTCGATCAACCTGCACCGGGGCGAGCAGAGCATTTCGCAAACGAAAACCCTCGCGGCCGTGATGAAGGATGTGCAGGCCACTGCCCCCGATGAGGTCACAATCACCCTGCACGGACCGAATGCCGGATTCCCACCGGTTCTGGCCCTGACGACCATGACGATCGTCCCTGCGGACGACATGAATTTTGATGCCGGTATCGGCACTGGCGGTTACATTCTGGAAACCTATGAGCCGGGCATCAAATCCATCGTCACCAAGAACCCCAACTATTGGAAATCGGACCGCGCGCATTTCGACTCGATCCATATGCTGGCGATTCGGGACGTGAATGCCCGCACTACGGCGCTGCAAACCGGCGAGATTGACGTAATGAATTCAGTCGATCCCACGACCGCCAACCTGATGGCAGTCATGCCGGGCATCGATCTGGTCCAGACGCAGGGCAAGGTGCATTACTGCTTTAGCATGATGACGACCGACCCGTTGTTTTCGGATGTGCGCGTGCGCAAGGCGATGAAACTGGCGATCAACCGTCAGGACATGGTCGACAAGGTTCTGAACGGATACGGCTCGATCGCGAACGATCAGCCGATCTCCGCTGCATACCAGTACCACAATCCCGACATCGCGCAGCACAGCTATGACCCCGAACAGGCGAAATCGCTGTTGAAGGAGGCGGGCGCAGAAGGCCTGACAACCACGCTTCATGCGTCGAACACACCGTTTACCGGGGCCGTCGATGCCGCACAGCTATTTAGCGAACATGCGGCAGCCGCAGGCGTCACAATCAACGTCTCGCGCGAGCCGGAAGACGGGTATTGGTCCAACATCTGGGGCAAGAAGCCGTTCTTTGCATCGCGCTGGTCGGGACGTGCCAATGAGGACCTGATGCTGTCGCTGGCATACTCCCGCGAGTCTCTGGGCGGCTACAACGCCACCAATTGGGATAATGAGGCGTTCAACGTCGCCTTGATCGCAGCCCGCTCGGAAAAGGACGATGCGAAACGGCGCGAGCTATACTATGAATGCCAGTCCATTTTGTCCGAAGAGGGCGGCATGATCGCTCCGGTCTGGGCTGACTTTCTGGACGCGAAATCCACCAAGGTCTCGGCCCCCGACGAAATCTCGGGCGATTGGGATCTGGACGGCAATCGTTGCGGCGAACGTTGGTGGTTCAACGCCTGA
- a CDS encoding LysR family transcriptional regulator produces the protein MQSTLPPLRALQAFESFGRLGSVTAAAKELGVTPGAISQQIKILETQLKMPLILKDGRRASLAPTALSYHEVLSAGFGKLHQAQHLLSQHRADLDVQISGLPTLLLKWLNPRLHRFETSHGQASIRLEATHVEPDPQFLNHMFRLTYGTASEVFPHVRALFHDVCFPVCSPQFLEKNPAAADPATLSSVPWIDIDWGPAYASVPRLGDWLTTQGLPPPSTKPVSVHSLSGSALEAVAGGQGIALAQSSFASMDLKLGRLVRLSDHSIKMPEPYFICWAPVMLENETSRNFLNWILSEARDG, from the coding sequence ATGCAATCGACCCTTCCCCCCCTTCGTGCGCTTCAGGCTTTCGAGAGCTTTGGACGGCTGGGATCAGTGACCGCCGCCGCCAAGGAGTTGGGCGTGACCCCCGGTGCTATCAGCCAGCAGATCAAGATCCTTGAGACGCAGTTGAAAATGCCGCTGATTTTAAAGGATGGGCGGCGGGCATCGCTGGCGCCCACGGCACTATCCTATCATGAAGTGCTGTCAGCGGGGTTCGGCAAGCTGCATCAGGCGCAGCACTTGTTGTCACAACACAGGGCCGATCTGGATGTTCAGATATCGGGGTTGCCGACCTTGCTGCTAAAATGGCTGAACCCTCGGCTGCACCGATTTGAAACCTCTCACGGTCAGGCATCAATCCGCCTTGAGGCCACGCATGTCGAGCCGGACCCGCAGTTTTTGAATCACATGTTTCGGCTGACCTACGGGACCGCTTCCGAGGTGTTCCCCCACGTGCGCGCATTATTTCACGACGTTTGCTTTCCGGTCTGCTCGCCTCAGTTCCTAGAAAAAAACCCCGCAGCGGCGGACCCGGCCACTTTGTCGTCCGTGCCGTGGATCGATATCGACTGGGGCCCGGCCTATGCCAGCGTCCCGCGTCTGGGGGACTGGCTGACCACCCAGGGATTGCCGCCGCCCAGCACAAAACCAGTGTCGGTTCATTCGCTGTCCGGCTCGGCACTCGAGGCTGTGGCCGGGGGGCAGGGGATCGCGCTGGCCCAATCCTCGTTCGCGTCGATGGACCTGAAGCTAGGGCGACTGGTCCGGCTGTCGGACCACTCCATAAAGATGCCCGAGCCCTATTTCATTTGCTGGGCGCCCGTGATGCTGGAAAACGAAACGTCGCGGAATTTTCTGAACTGGATCCTGTCCGAAGCGCGCGATGGATAG
- a CDS encoding FAD-binding oxidoreductase, with product MTDSLNALLDALRPHFADRLLTSDAAREHHGSGESHLAPQWPDAVVMVQSTQEVSDVLRICTKHCVPVIPFGAGSSIEGQIHAPHGGISIDLSAMDAILSVKGEDMDCTVQCGVTRQALNEHLRATGLFFPVDLGAHATLGGMAATRASGTTTVRYGSMRDLVLGLTVVMPDGAIIKTGGRARKSSAGYDLTRLMIGSEGTLGIITELTLRLFGIPEASQTAMCSFVSIEDATQTVVMALQCGLCLNRIELADGLQMKAINSYSKSDLPEHPTLWIELTGSNAAVEHDMAVLKDLAGDASRFDCAETAEAASRLWRIRHDALYAARALRPGIKGISTDVCVPISQLPACISAILKVIATTSILAPLVGHVGDGNFHLVLLYDPADESETREAQHINKSLVEMAIEMGGTCTGEHGVGLGKKAYLPAEHGPALDVMARIKRALDPENIMNPGKIFDL from the coding sequence ATGACCGACAGCCTAAACGCCCTTCTTGACGCTTTGCGCCCGCACTTCGCCGACCGGCTATTGACGTCGGATGCCGCGCGCGAGCACCACGGTAGCGGCGAAAGCCACCTAGCGCCCCAATGGCCGGACGCCGTCGTGATGGTGCAATCCACACAAGAAGTATCGGACGTACTGCGCATCTGCACCAAGCATTGCGTGCCGGTCATCCCCTTTGGCGCGGGATCGTCCATCGAAGGACAGATCCACGCGCCACACGGCGGCATCAGCATTGATCTGTCTGCGATGGACGCGATCCTGTCGGTCAAGGGCGAAGACATGGATTGCACCGTTCAATGCGGCGTGACCCGGCAGGCTCTCAACGAACATCTGCGCGCAACGGGTCTGTTTTTTCCCGTGGACCTTGGCGCTCATGCGACCTTAGGCGGCATGGCGGCCACGCGCGCGTCAGGAACGACCACCGTGCGCTACGGCTCCATGCGCGATCTGGTGCTGGGGCTGACTGTGGTGATGCCGGATGGCGCAATCATCAAGACCGGCGGCCGTGCGCGCAAATCGTCAGCGGGATACGATCTGACCCGGCTCATGATCGGCTCAGAAGGTACGCTGGGTATCATTACCGAGCTGACATTGCGCCTCTTTGGCATCCCCGAGGCGTCGCAGACCGCGATGTGCAGCTTTGTTTCCATCGAGGACGCCACCCAGACCGTTGTCATGGCCCTTCAATGCGGCCTTTGCCTGAACCGGATTGAGCTGGCCGATGGCCTGCAAATGAAGGCCATCAACAGCTATTCCAAATCTGACCTGCCAGAGCATCCGACGCTGTGGATTGAGCTTACAGGCTCAAACGCGGCGGTCGAACATGACATGGCAGTTCTCAAGGATCTCGCGGGGGATGCAAGCCGCTTTGACTGTGCCGAGACTGCCGAGGCCGCCTCGCGGCTTTGGCGTATCCGCCACGATGCGCTCTATGCGGCGCGCGCCTTGCGGCCCGGAATCAAGGGCATCTCGACGGATGTCTGCGTGCCCATCTCGCAACTGCCCGCCTGCATCAGCGCCATTCTGAAGGTGATCGCCACGACTTCGATCTTGGCCCCCCTAGTCGGTCATGTGGGTGACGGGAATTTTCATCTGGTGCTGCTCTATGATCCTGCCGACGAAAGTGAGACGCGCGAGGCGCAGCATATCAACAAAAGCCTTGTCGAGATGGCCATCGAGATGGGCGGCACCTGCACCGGCGAACACGGTGTCGGTCTGGGTAAAAAGGCCTATCTGCCCGCCGAGCATGGCCCGGCGCTGGATGTGATGGCCCGTATCAAACGCGCGCTCGATCCCGAGAACATAATGAACCCCGGCAAGATTTTTGATCTTTAG